One region of Cobetia sp. cqz5-12 genomic DNA includes:
- the aroK gene encoding shikimate kinase AroK, whose protein sequence is MHVIPNVFLVGPMGAGKSTIGRLLAADLHREFCDSDHVIEERCGASIPWIFDVEGESGFREREQAVIDELTSLREVVMATGGGAIMAEANRRVLRERGTVVYLYAPVEQQLKRAGRDRNRPLLQQDDPGRVLKRLFELRDPLYRETADIIVRTDRRSPRAVTNEIRRRIKALADPLHAPG, encoded by the coding sequence ATGCATGTGATTCCCAACGTATTCCTTGTCGGCCCCATGGGGGCCGGCAAGAGCACTATCGGCCGCCTGCTGGCGGCCGACTTGCATCGTGAATTTTGCGATAGCGACCATGTGATTGAAGAGCGCTGCGGAGCCAGCATACCGTGGATTTTCGACGTCGAGGGCGAGTCCGGCTTTCGTGAGCGTGAGCAGGCTGTCATCGATGAGCTGACCTCGCTCAGGGAAGTCGTGATGGCCACCGGTGGTGGCGCCATCATGGCGGAGGCCAATCGGCGCGTACTGCGCGAACGCGGCACTGTCGTGTACCTCTATGCGCCTGTCGAACAGCAGCTCAAGCGAGCCGGTCGTGATCGCAATCGTCCGCTGTTGCAGCAGGATGACCCCGGGCGGGTGCTCAAGCGCCTGTTCGAGTTGCGTGACCCGCTTTACCGCGAGACGGCCGATATCATCGTGCGTACCGATCGGCGCAGCCCTCGGGCGGTCACCAACGAGATCCGTCGCCGCATCAAGGCGCTGGCTGACCCGTTGCACGCCCCTGGCTAG